One genomic segment of Ctenopharyngodon idella isolate HZGC_01 chromosome 7, HZGC01, whole genome shotgun sequence includes these proteins:
- the LOC127515530 gene encoding uncharacterized protein LOC127515530 isoform X11, with translation MREPMRFILVLRSTFELLQEPMRFILVLRSPFELQQEPMWFILVLRSTFKLQQEPMRFILVLRNTFKLQQEPMRFILVLRSTFELLQEPMRFILVLRSPFELQQEPMRFILVLRSTFKLQQEPMRFILVLRSTFELQQEPMRFILVLRSTFELQQEPMRFILVLRSTFELLQEPMRFILVLRSPFELQQEPMRFILVLRSTFKLQQEPMRFILVLRSTFELQQEPMRFILVLRSTFELQQEPMRFILVLRSTFELLQEPMRFILVLRSTFELQQEPMRFILVLRSTFELQQEPMRFILVLRSTFELLQEPMRFILVLRSTFKLQQEPMRFILVLRSTFELQQEPMRFILVLRSTFELQQEPMRFILVLRSTFELLQEPMRFILVLRSTFKLQQEPMRFILMCYTGMVQLLFVFADQGLYVNKSLNSICSSYKAIKSLWKIWIKPLNSY, from the exons atgcgagaaccaatgaggttcattctcgtgttacgcagcacgtttgagcttctccaagaaccaatgaggttcattctcgtgttacgcagcccgtttgagcttcagcaagaaccaatgtggttcattctcgtgttacgcagcacatttaagcttcagcaagaaccaatgaggttcattctcgtgttacgcaacacatttaagcttcagcaagaaccaatgaggttcattctcgtgttacgcagcacgtttgagcttctccaagaaccaatgaggttcattctcgtgttacgcagcccgtttgagcttcagcaagaaccaatgaggttcattctcgtgttacgcagcacatttaagcttcagcaagaaccaatgaggttcattctcgtgttacgcagcacgtttgagcttcagcaagaaccaatgaggttcattcttgtgttacgcagcacgtttgagcttcagcaagaaccaatgaggttcattctcgtgttacgcagcacgtttgagcttctccaagaaccaatgaggttcattctcgtgttacgcagcccgtttgagcttcagcaagaaccaatgaggttcattctcgtgttacgcagcacatttaagcttcagcaagaaccaatgaggttcattctcgtgttacgcagcacgtttgagcttcagcaagaaccaatgag gttcattctcgtgttacgcagcacgtttgagcttcagcaagaaccaatgaggttcattctcgtgttacgcagcacgtttgagcttctccaagaaccaatgaggttcattctcgtgttacgcagcacgtttgagcttcagcaagaaccaatgaggttcattctcgtgttacgcagcacgtttgagcttcagcaagaaccaatgaggttcattctcgtgttacgcagcacgtttgagcttctccaagaaccaatgaggttcattctcgtgttacgcagcacatttaagcttcagcaagaaccaatgaggttcattctcgtgttacgcagcacgtttgagcttcagcaagaaccaatgaggttcattctcgtgttacgcagcacgtttgagcttcagcaagaaccaatgaggttcattctcgtgttacgcagcacgtttgagcttctccaagaaccaatgaggttcattctcgtgttacgcagcacgtttaagcttcagcaagaaccaatgaggttcattctaaTGTGTTACACGGGTATGGTTCAGCTTCTGTTTGTGTTCGCTGATCAaggtttatatgtaaataaaagcctaaattcaatctgttcatcatacaaagcgatcaagtctctttgGAAAATTTGGATTAAGCCCCTCAATTCATATTGa
- the LOC127515530 gene encoding uncharacterized protein LOC127515530 isoform X32 — protein sequence MREPMRFILVLRSTFELLQEPMRFILVLRSTFELQQEPMRFILVLRSTFELQQEPMRFILVLRSTFELQQEPMRFILVLRSTFELQQEPMRFILVLRSTFKLQQEPMRFILVLRSTFELQQEPMRFILVLRSTFELLQEPMRFILVLRSTFELQQEPMRFILVLRSTFELQQEPMRFILVLRSTFELLQEPMRFILVLRSTFKLQQEPMRFILVLRSTFELQQEPMRFILVLRSTFELQQEPMRFILVLRSTFELLQEPMRFILVLRSTFKLQQEPMRFILMCYTGMVQLLFVFADQGLYVNKSLNSICSSYKAIKSLWKIWIKPLNSY from the exons atgcgagaaccaatgaggttcattctcgtgttacgcagcacgtttgagcttctccaagaaccaatgag gttcattctcgtgttacgcagcacgtttgagcttcagcaagaaccaatgaggttcattcttgtgttacgcagcacgtttgagcttcagcaagaaccaatgag gttcattctcgtgttacgcagcacgtttgagcttcagcaagaaccaatgaggttcattctcgtgttacgcagcacgtttgagcttcagcaagaaccaatgaggttcattctcgtgttacgcagcacatttaagcttcagcaagaaccaatgaggttcattctcgtgttacgcagcacgtttgagcttcagcaagaaccaatgaggttcattctcgtgttacgcagcacgtttgagcttctccaagaaccaatgaggttcattctcgtgttacgcagcacgtttgagcttcagcaagaaccaatgaggttcattctcgtgttacgcagcacgtttgagcttcagcaagaaccaatgaggttcattctcgtgttacgcagcacgtttgagcttctccaagaaccaatgaggttcattctcgtgttacgcagcacatttaagcttcagcaagaaccaatgaggttcattctcgtgttacgcagcacgtttgagcttcagcaagaaccaatgaggttcattctcgtgttacgcagcacgtttgagcttcagcaagaaccaatgaggttcattctcgtgttacgcagcacgtttgagcttctccaagaaccaatgaggttcattctcgtgttacgcagcacgtttaagcttcagcaagaaccaatgaggttcattctaaTGTGTTACACGGGTATGGTTCAGCTTCTGTTTGTGTTCGCTGATCAaggtttatatgtaaataaaagcctaaattcaatctgttcatcatacaaagcgatcaagtctctttgGAAAATTTGGATTAAGCCCCTCAATTCATATTGa
- the LOC127515530 gene encoding uncharacterized protein LOC127515530 isoform X34, giving the protein MREPMRFILVLRSTFELLQEPMRFILVLRSTFELQQEPMRFILVLRSTFELQQEPMRFILVLRSTFELQQEPMRFILVLRSTFKLQQEPMRFILVLRSTFELQQEPMRFILVLRSTFELLQEPMRFILVLRSTFELQQEPMRFILVLRSTFELQQEPMRFILVLRSTFELLQEPMRFILVLRSTFKLQQEPMRFILVLRSTFELQQEPMRFILVLRSTFELQQEPMRFILVLRSTFELLQEPMRFILVLRSTFKLQQEPMRFILMCYTGMVQLLFVFADQGLYVNKSLNSICSSYKAIKSLWKIWIKPLNSY; this is encoded by the exons atgcgagaaccaatgaggttcattctcgtgttacgcagcacgtttgagcttctccaagaaccaatgag gttcattctcgtgttacgcagcacgtttgagcttcagcaagaaccaatgaggttcattcttgtgttacgcagcacgtttgagcttcagcaagaaccaatgag gttcattctcgtgttacgcagcacgtttgagcttcagcaagaaccaatgaggttcattctcgtgttacgcagcacatttaagcttcagcaagaaccaatgaggttcattctcgtgttacgcagcacgtttgagcttcagcaagaaccaatgaggttcattctcgtgttacgcagcacgtttgagcttctccaagaaccaatgaggttcattctcgtgttacgcagcacgtttgagcttcagcaagaaccaatgaggttcattctcgtgttacgcagcacgtttgagcttcagcaagaaccaatgaggttcattctcgtgttacgcagcacgtttgagcttctccaagaaccaatgaggttcattctcgtgttacgcagcacatttaagcttcagcaagaaccaatgaggttcattctcgtgttacgcagcacgtttgagcttcagcaagaaccaatgaggttcattctcgtgttacgcagcacgtttgagcttcagcaagaaccaatgaggttcattctcgtgttacgcagcacgtttgagcttctccaagaaccaatgaggttcattctcgtgttacgcagcacgtttaagcttcagcaagaaccaatgaggttcattctaaTGTGTTACACGGGTATGGTTCAGCTTCTGTTTGTGTTCGCTGATCAaggtttatatgtaaataaaagcctaaattcaatctgttcatcatacaaagcgatcaagtctctttgGAAAATTTGGATTAAGCCCCTCAATTCATATTGa
- the LOC127515530 gene encoding uncharacterized protein LOC127515530 isoform X23: protein MREPMRFILVLRSTFELLQEPMRFILVLRSTFELQQEPMRFILVLRSTFELQQEPMRFILVLRSTFELQQEPMRFILVLRSTFKLQQEPMRFILVLRSTFELQQEPMRFILVLRSTFELQQEPMRFILVLRSTFELQQEPMRFILVLRSTFKLQQEPMRFILVLRSTFELQQEPMRFILVLRSTFELLQEPMRFILVLRSTFELQQEPMRFILVLRSTFELQQEPMRFILVLRSTFELLQEPMRFILVLRSTFKLQQEPMRFILVLRSTFELQQEPMRFILVLRSTFELQQEPMRFILVLRSTFELLQEPMRFILVLRSTFKLQQEPMRFILMCYTGMVQLLFVFADQGLYVNKSLNSICSSYKAIKSLWKIWIKPLNSY, encoded by the exons atgcgagaaccaatgaggttcattctcgtgttacgcagcacgtttgagcttctccaagaaccaatgag gttcattctcgtgttacgcagcacgtttgagcttcagcaagaaccaatgaggttcattcttgtgttacgcagcacgtttgagcttcagcaagaaccaatgag gttcattctcgtgttacgcagcacgtttgagcttcagcaagaaccaatgaggttcattctcgtgttacgcagcacatttaagcttcagcaagaaccaatgaggttcattctcgtgttacgcagcacgtttgagcttcagcaagaaccaatgaggttcattctcgtgttacgcagcacgtttgagcttcagcaagaaccaatgaggttcattctcgtgttacgcagcacgtttgagcttcagcaagaaccaatgaggttcattctcgtgttacgcagcacatttaagcttcagcaagaaccaatgaggttcattctcgtgttacgcagcacgtttgagcttcagcaagaaccaatgaggttcattctcgtgttacgcagcacgtttgagcttctccaagaaccaatgaggttcattctcgtgttacgcagcacgtttgagcttcagcaagaaccaatgaggttcattctcgtgttacgcagcacgtttgagcttcagcaagaaccaatgaggttcattctcgtgttacgcagcacgtttgagcttctccaagaaccaatgaggttcattctcgtgttacgcagcacatttaagcttcagcaagaaccaatgaggttcattctcgtgttacgcagcacgtttgagcttcagcaagaaccaatgaggttcattctcgtgttacgcagcacgtttgagcttcagcaagaaccaatgaggttcattctcgtgttacgcagcacgtttgagcttctccaagaaccaatgaggttcattctcgtgttacgcagcacgtttaagcttcagcaagaaccaatgaggttcattctaaTGTGTTACACGGGTATGGTTCAGCTTCTGTTTGTGTTCGCTGATCAaggtttatatgtaaataaaagcctaaattcaatctgttcatcatacaaagcgatcaagtctctttgGAAAATTTGGATTAAGCCCCTCAATTCATATTGa
- the LOC127515530 gene encoding uncharacterized protein LOC127515530 isoform X14 codes for MREPMRFILVLRSTFELLQEPMRFILVLRSTFELQQEPMRFILVLRSTFELQQEPMRFILVLRSTFELLQEPMRFILVLRSPFELQQEPMRFILVLRSTFKLQQEPMRFILVLRSTFELQQEPMRFILVLRSTFKLQQEPMRFILVLRSTFELQQEPMRFILVLRSTFELQQEPMRFILVLRSTFELQQEPMRFILVLRSTFKLQQEPMRFILVLRSTFELQQEPMRFILVLRSTFELLQEPMRFILVLRSTFELQQEPMRFILVLRSTFELQQEPMRFILVLRSTFELLQEPMRFILVLRSTFKLQQEPMRFILVLRSTFELQQEPMRFILVLRSTFELQQEPMRFILVLRSTFELLQEPMRFILVLRSTFKLQQEPMRFILMCYTGMVQLLFVFADQGLYVNKSLNSICSSYKAIKSLWKIWIKPLNSY; via the exons atgcgagaaccaatgaggttcattctcgtgttacgcagcacgtttgagcttctccaagaaccaatgag gttcattctcgtgttacgcagcacgtttgagcttcagcaagaaccaatgaggttcattcttgtgttacgcagcacgtttgagcttcagcaagaaccaatgaggttcattctcgtgttacgcagcacgtttgagcttctccaagaaccaatgaggttcattctcgtgttacgcagcccgtttgagcttcagcaagaaccaatgaggttcattctcgtgttacgcagcacatttaagcttcagcaagaaccaatgaggttcattctcgtgttacgcagcacgtttgagcttcagcaagaaccaatgaggttcattctcgtgttacgcagcacatttaagcttcagcaagaaccaatgaggttcattctcgtgttacgcagcacgtttgagcttcagcaagaaccaatgaggttcattctcgtgttacgcagcacgtttgagcttcagcaagaaccaatgaggttcattctcgtgttacgcagcacgtttgagcttcagcaagaaccaatgaggttcattctcgtgttacgcagcacatttaagcttcagcaagaaccaatgaggttcattctcgtgttacgcagcacgtttgagcttcagcaagaaccaatgaggttcattctcgtgttacgcagcacgtttgagcttctccaagaaccaatgaggttcattctcgtgttacgcagcacgtttgagcttcagcaagaaccaatgaggttcattctcgtgttacgcagcacgtttgagcttcagcaagaaccaatgaggttcattctcgtgttacgcagcacgtttgagcttctccaagaaccaatgaggttcattctcgtgttacgcagcacatttaagcttcagcaagaaccaatgaggttcattctcgtgttacgcagcacgtttgagcttcagcaagaaccaatgaggttcattctcgtgttacgcagcacgtttgagcttcagcaagaaccaatgaggttcattctcgtgttacgcagcacgtttgagcttctccaagaaccaatgaggttcattctcgtgttacgcagcacgtttaagcttcagcaagaaccaatgaggttcattctaaTGTGTTACACGGGTATGGTTCAGCTTCTGTTTGTGTTCGCTGATCAaggtttatatgtaaataaaagcctaaattcaatctgttcatcatacaaagcgatcaagtctctttgGAAAATTTGGATTAAGCCCCTCAATTCATATTGa
- the LOC127515530 gene encoding uncharacterized protein LOC127515530 isoform X8 — translation MREPMRFILVLRSTFELLQEPMRFILVLRSPFELQQEPMWFILVLRSTFKLQQEPMRFILVLRNTFKLQQEPMRFILVLRSTFELLQEPMRFILVLRSPFELQQEPMRFILVLRSTFKLQQEPMRFILVLRSTFELQQEPMRFILVLRSTFELQQEPMRFILVLRSTFELLQEPMRFILVLRSPFELQQEPMRFILVLRSTFKLQQEPMRFILVLRSTFELQQEPMRFILVLRSTFKLQQEPMRFILVLRSTFELQQEPMRFILVLRSTFELQQEPMRFILVLRSTFELQQEPMRFILVLRSTFKLQQEPMRFILVLRSTFELQQEPMRFILVLRSTFELLQEPMRFILVLRSTFELQQEPMRFILVLRSTFELQQEPMRFILVLRSTFELLQEPMRFILVLRSTFELLQEPMRFILVLRSTFKLQQEPMRFILMCYTGMVQLLFVFADQGLYVNKSLNSICSSYKAIKSLWKIWIKPLNSY, via the exons atgcgagaaccaatgaggttcattctcgtgttacgcagcacgtttgagcttctccaagaaccaatgaggttcattctcgtgttacgcagcccgtttgagcttcagcaagaaccaatgtggttcattctcgtgttacgcagcacatttaagcttcagcaagaaccaatgaggttcattctcgtgttacgcaacacatttaagcttcagcaagaaccaatgaggttcattctcgtgttacgcagcacgtttgagcttctccaagaaccaatgaggttcattctcgtgttacgcagcccgtttgagcttcagcaagaaccaatgaggttcattctcgtgttacgcagcacatttaagcttcagcaagaaccaatgaggttcattctcgtgttacgcagcacgtttgagcttcagcaagaaccaatgaggttcattcttgtgttacgcagcacgtttgagcttcagcaagaaccaatgaggttcattctcgtgttacgcagcacgtttgagcttctccaagaaccaatgaggttcattctcgtgttacgcagcccgtttgagcttcagcaagaaccaatgaggttcattctcgtgttacgcagcacatttaagcttcagcaagaaccaatgaggttcattctcgtgttacgcagcacgtttgagcttcagcaagaaccaatgaggttcattctcgtgttacgcagcacatttaagcttcagcaagaaccaatgaggttcattctcgtgttacgcagcacgtttgagcttcagcaagaaccaatgaggttcattctcgtgttacgcagcacgtttgagcttcagcaagaaccaatgaggttcattctcgtgttacgcagcacgtttgagcttcagcaagaaccaatgaggttcattctcgtgttacgcagcacatttaagcttcagcaagaaccaatgaggttcattctcgtgttacgcagcacgtttgagcttcagcaagaaccaatgaggttcattctcgtgttacgcagcacgtttgagcttctccaagaaccaatgaggttcattctcgtgttacgcagcacgtttgagcttcagcaagaaccaatgaggttcattctcgtgttacgcagcacgtttgagcttcagcaagaaccaatgaggttcattctcgtgttacgcagcacgtttgagcttctccaagaaccaatgag gttcattctcgtgttacgcagcacgtttgagcttctccaagaaccaatgaggttcattctcgtgttacgcagcacgtttaagcttcagcaagaaccaatgaggttcattctaaTGTGTTACACGGGTATGGTTCAGCTTCTGTTTGTGTTCGCTGATCAaggtttatatgtaaataaaagcctaaattcaatctgttcatcatacaaagcgatcaagtctctttgGAAAATTTGGATTAAGCCCCTCAATTCATATTGa
- the LOC127515530 gene encoding uncharacterized protein LOC127515530 isoform X28, translating into MREPMRFILVLRSTFELLQEPMRFILVLRSPFELQQEPMWFILVLRSTFKLQQEPMRFILVLRNTFKLQQEPMRFILVLRSTFELLQEPMRFILVLRSPFELQQEPMRFILVLRSTFKLQQEPMRFILVLRSTFELQQEPMRFILVLRSTFELQQEPMRFILVLRSTFELLQEPMRFILVLRSPFELQQEPMRFILVLRSTFKLQQEPMRFILVLRSTFELQQEPMRFILVLRSTFELQQEPMRFILVLRSTFELQQEPMRFILVLRSTFELQQEPMRFILVLRSTFELLQEPMRFILVLRSTFKLQQEPMRFILMCYTGMVQLLFVFADQGLYVNKSLNSICSSYKAIKSLWKIWIKPLNSY; encoded by the exons atgcgagaaccaatgaggttcattctcgtgttacgcagcacgtttgagcttctccaagaaccaatgaggttcattctcgtgttacgcagcccgtttgagcttcagcaagaaccaatgtggttcattctcgtgttacgcagcacatttaagcttcagcaagaaccaatgaggttcattctcgtgttacgcaacacatttaagcttcagcaagaaccaatgaggttcattctcgtgttacgcagcacgtttgagcttctccaagaaccaatgaggttcattctcgtgttacgcagcccgtttgagcttcagcaagaaccaatgaggttcattctcgtgttacgcagcacatttaagcttcagcaagaaccaatgaggttcattctcgtgttacgcagcacgtttgagcttcagcaagaaccaatgaggttcattcttgtgttacgcagcacgtttgagcttcagcaagaaccaatgaggttcattctcgtgttacgcagcacgtttgagcttctccaagaaccaatgaggttcattctcgtgttacgcagcccgtttgagcttcagcaagaaccaatgaggttcattctcgtgttacgcagcacatttaagcttcagcaagaaccaatgaggttcattctcgtgttacgcagcacgtttgagcttcagcaagaaccaatgag gttcattctcgtgttacgcagcacgtttgagcttcagcaagaaccaatgag gttcattctcgtgttacgcagcacgtttgagcttcagcaagaaccaatgaggttcattctcgtgttacgcagcacgtttgagcttcagcaagaaccaatgaggttcattctcgtgttacgcagcacgtttgagcttctccaagaaccaatgaggttcattctcgtgttacgcagcacgtttaagcttcagcaagaaccaatgaggttcattctaaTGTGTTACACGGGTATGGTTCAGCTTCTGTTTGTGTTCGCTGATCAaggtttatatgtaaataaaagcctaaattcaatctgttcatcatacaaagcgatcaagtctctttgGAAAATTTGGATTAAGCCCCTCAATTCATATTGa
- the LOC127515530 gene encoding uncharacterized protein LOC127515530 isoform X29, which yields MREPMRFILVLRSTFELLQEPMRFILVLRSTFELQQEPMRFILVLRSTFELQQEPMRFILVLRSTFELQQEPMRFILVLRSTFELQQEPMRFILVLRSTFELQQEPMRFILVLRSTFKLQQEPMRFILVLRSTFELQQEPMRFILVLRSTFELLQEPMRFILVLRSTFELQQEPMRFILVLRSTFELQQEPMRFILVLRSTFELLQEPMRFILVLRSTFKLQQEPMRFILVLRSTFELQQEPMRFILVLRSTFELQQEPMRFILVLRSTFELLQEPMRFILVLRSTFKLQQEPMRFILMCYTGMVQLLFVFADQGLYVNKSLNSICSSYKAIKSLWKIWIKPLNSY from the exons atgcgagaaccaatgaggttcattctcgtgttacgcagcacgtttgagcttctccaagaaccaatgag gttcattctcgtgttacgcagcacgtttgagcttcagcaagaaccaatgaggttcattcttgtgttacgcagcacgtttgagcttcagcaagaaccaatgag gttcattctcgtgttacgcagcacgtttgagcttcagcaagaaccaatgaggttcattctcgtgttacgcagcacgtttgagcttcagcaagaaccaatgaggttcattctcgtgttacgcagcacgtttgagcttcagcaagaaccaatgaggttcattctcgtgttacgcagcacatttaagcttcagcaagaaccaatgaggttcattctcgtgttacgcagcacgtttgagcttcagcaagaaccaatgaggttcattctcgtgttacgcagcacgtttgagcttctccaagaaccaatgaggttcattctcgtgttacgcagcacgtttgagcttcagcaagaaccaatgaggttcattctcgtgttacgcagcacgtttgagcttcagcaagaaccaatgaggttcattctcgtgttacgcagcacgtttgagcttctccaagaaccaatgaggttcattctcgtgttacgcagcacatttaagcttcagcaagaaccaatgaggttcattctcgtgttacgcagcacgtttgagcttcagcaagaaccaatgaggttcattctcgtgttacgcagcacgtttgagcttcagcaagaaccaatgaggttcattctcgtgttacgcagcacgtttgagcttctccaagaaccaatgaggttcattctcgtgttacgcagcacgtttaagcttcagcaagaaccaatgaggttcattctaaTGTGTTACACGGGTATGGTTCAGCTTCTGTTTGTGTTCGCTGATCAaggtttatatgtaaataaaagcctaaattcaatctgttcatcatacaaagcgatcaagtctctttgGAAAATTTGGATTAAGCCCCTCAATTCATATTGa
- the LOC127515530 gene encoding uncharacterized protein LOC127515530 isoform X16 encodes MREPMRFILVLRSTFELLQEPMRFILVLRSPFELQQEPMWFILVLRSTFKLQQEPMRFILVLRNTFKLQQEPMRFILVLRSTFELLQEPMRFILVLRSPFELQQEPMRFILVLRSTFKLQQEPMRFILVLRSTFELQQEPMRFILVLRSTFELQQEPMRFILVLRSTFELLQEPMRFILVLRSPFELQQEPMRFILVLRSTFKLQQEPMRFILVLRSTFELQQEPMRFILVLRSTFELQQEPMRFILVLRSTFELQQEPMRFILVLRSTFELQQEPMRFILVLRSTFELLQEPMRFILVLRSTFKLQQEPMRFILVLRSTFELQQEPMRFILVLRSTFELQQEPMRFILVLRSTFELLQEPMRFILVLRSTFKLQQEPMRFILMCYTGMVQLLFVFADQGLYVNKSLNSICSSYKAIKSLWKIWIKPLNSY; translated from the exons atgcgagaaccaatgaggttcattctcgtgttacgcagcacgtttgagcttctccaagaaccaatgaggttcattctcgtgttacgcagcccgtttgagcttcagcaagaaccaatgtggttcattctcgtgttacgcagcacatttaagcttcagcaagaaccaatgaggttcattctcgtgttacgcaacacatttaagcttcagcaagaaccaatgaggttcattctcgtgttacgcagcacgtttgagcttctccaagaaccaatgaggttcattctcgtgttacgcagcccgtttgagcttcagcaagaaccaatgaggttcattctcgtgttacgcagcacatttaagcttcagcaagaaccaatgaggttcattctcgtgttacgcagcacgtttgagcttcagcaagaaccaatgaggttcattcttgtgttacgcagcacgtttgagcttcagcaagaaccaatgaggttcattctcgtgttacgcagcacgtttgagcttctccaagaaccaatgaggttcattctcgtgttacgcagcccgtttgagcttcagcaagaaccaatgaggttcattctcgtgttacgcagcacatttaagcttcagcaagaaccaatgaggttcattctcgtgttacgcagcacgtttgagcttcagcaagaaccaatgag gttcattctcgtgttacgcagcacgtttgagcttcagcaagaaccaatgag gttcattctcgtgttacgcagcacgtttgagcttcagcaagaaccaatgaggttcattctcgtgttacgcagcacgtttgagcttcagcaagaaccaatgaggttcattctcgtgttacgcagcacgtttgagcttctccaagaaccaatgaggttcattctcgtgttacgcagcacatttaagcttcagcaagaaccaatgaggttcattctcgtgttacgcagcacgtttgagcttcagcaagaaccaatgaggttcattctcgtgttacgcagcacgtttgagcttcagcaagaaccaatgaggttcattctcgtgttacgcagcacgtttgagcttctccaagaaccaatgaggttcattctcgtgttacgcagcacgtttaagcttcagcaagaaccaatgaggttcattctaaTGTGTTACACGGGTATGGTTCAGCTTCTGTTTGTGTTCGCTGATCAaggtttatatgtaaataaaagcctaaattcaatctgttcatcatacaaagcgatcaagtctctttgGAAAATTTGGATTAAGCCCCTCAATTCATATTGa